The Claveliimonas bilis genome window below encodes:
- the thrS gene encoding threonine--tRNA ligase, protein MKVSMKDGSVQEMAFTDEIGQEAFRHTTSHILAQAVKRLYPDTKCAIGPAIKDGFYYDFEFSFPFTSENLADVEKEMRKIVKEALPLERSSVSREEALKLMEERNEPYKVELIEELPEGEEISLYRQGEFVDLCAGPHVSNTSVVKAFKLQSVAGAYWHGDEHNQMLTRIYGTSFPKAAELDEYLKRMEEAKKRDHRKLGKELGLFAIMEEGPGFPFFLPKGMVLKNLLIDYWRELHTREGYVEISTPIILSRHLWENSGHWDHYKDNMYTTVIDEEDYAVKPMNCPGGMLVYKVEPRSYKDLPMRVGELGLVHRHEKSGQLHGLMRVRCFTQDDAHIFMTEDQIQDEIKGVARLIDEVYSKFGFKYHVELSTRPEDSMGSDADWEMATDALRGALEDLGLDYVVNEGDGAFYGPKIDFHLEDSIGRTWQCGTIQLDFQMPQRFELEYTGADGEKHRPIMIHRVAFGSIERFIGILIEHYAGKFPTWLAPVQVKILPVSEKFADYAKEVSDSLKAAGIRVETDDRNEKLGYKIRSAQMEKVPYMLIVGEKEVEEKAVSVRKRDEGDIGSMKVEEFTAKVLEDK, encoded by the coding sequence ATGAAAGTAAGCATGAAAGACGGATCTGTTCAGGAAATGGCATTTACGGATGAGATCGGGCAGGAGGCGTTTCGTCACACTACATCCCATATTCTGGCACAGGCGGTAAAACGGCTCTATCCTGATACGAAATGTGCTATCGGGCCGGCCATCAAGGACGGATTTTACTATGATTTTGAATTTAGTTTTCCGTTTACATCTGAAAATCTGGCAGATGTAGAAAAGGAAATGAGAAAGATTGTAAAGGAAGCCCTTCCTCTTGAGAGAAGCAGCGTCAGCAGAGAAGAAGCTCTCAAACTGATGGAGGAGAGAAATGAACCTTATAAGGTGGAACTGATAGAAGAGCTGCCGGAAGGAGAAGAGATCAGCCTCTACAGACAGGGAGAATTCGTAGACCTGTGTGCAGGACCTCATGTTTCCAACACAAGTGTTGTGAAAGCATTTAAGCTCCAGAGTGTGGCAGGAGCATACTGGCATGGTGATGAGCACAATCAGATGCTGACAAGAATTTACGGTACATCCTTCCCGAAAGCAGCGGAGCTGGACGAATACCTGAAACGTATGGAAGAGGCAAAAAAGAGAGACCACAGAAAGCTTGGAAAAGAGCTTGGACTGTTTGCCATCATGGAGGAGGGTCCGGGATTTCCATTCTTCCTTCCGAAAGGAATGGTTCTTAAAAACCTTCTGATCGATTACTGGAGAGAACTCCATACAAGAGAAGGATATGTGGAGATTTCCACTCCTATCATTTTAAGCCGTCATCTGTGGGAAAATTCAGGACACTGGGATCACTACAAAGACAACATGTATACCACAGTCATTGACGAGGAAGATTATGCAGTAAAACCAATGAACTGCCCGGGCGGAATGCTGGTATATAAAGTAGAGCCGCGTTCTTATAAAGATCTCCCGATGCGGGTTGGTGAGCTGGGATTGGTTCACCGTCATGAAAAATCCGGACAGCTTCACGGCCTGATGCGTGTGCGCTGCTTCACACAGGACGATGCCCATATTTTCATGACAGAAGATCAAATCCAGGACGAGATCAAAGGCGTTGCAAGACTGATTGATGAGGTATATTCCAAATTCGGATTTAAATATCATGTAGAGCTTTCTACAAGACCGGAAGACAGTATGGGAAGCGACGCAGACTGGGAGATGGCAACAGATGCTCTCCGTGGAGCACTGGAAGATCTTGGTCTTGATTATGTGGTAAATGAAGGAGACGGTGCGTTCTATGGACCGAAGATCGACTTCCATCTGGAAGATTCTATCGGAAGGACATGGCAGTGCGGAACAATTCAGCTCGACTTCCAGATGCCACAGAGATTTGAACTGGAGTATACAGGAGCAGACGGGGAGAAACACCGTCCGATCATGATCCACAGAGTAGCCTTTGGATCCATTGAGCGTTTCATCGGTATCCTGATCGAACATTATGCAGGGAAATTCCCGACCTGGCTTGCGCCTGTACAGGTGAAAATCCTTCCGGTATCAGAGAAATTTGCAGACTATGCAAAAGAAGTTTCTGATTCTTTGAAAGCAGCGGGAATCCGCGTAGAGACTGATGACAGAAATGAGAAGCTGGGATACAAGATCCGCAGCGCTCAGATGGAAAAAGTTCCATACATGCTGATTGTTGGTGAGAAAGAGGTAGAAGAGAAAGCAGTGTCAGTCCGTAAGAGAGACGAAGGCGACATTGGAAGCATGAAAGTAGAGGAATTTACCGCGAAAGTGCTGGAAGATAAATAG
- a CDS encoding DNA-3-methyladenine glycosylase I, translated as MNRCPWCTCNDKMIRYHDEEWGVPLHDDQKQFEFLMMEVMQCGLNWNMMIQKREIFRKCFEGFDFEKVAEYEEKDIERIMNTEGMIRSRRKIEAVIHNARCFQKIREEWGSFSAYIWHFTDGKTYLYTGHKDGKIPARNGLSDRVSADLKKRGMKYMGSITVYSHLQACGMINDHQESCFRYQEIAGMSDAVHKRRDKE; from the coding sequence ATGAACCGATGCCCATGGTGTACATGTAATGATAAAATGATCCGTTATCATGATGAAGAGTGGGGAGTCCCGCTTCATGATGATCAAAAACAGTTTGAATTTCTTATGATGGAAGTCATGCAGTGCGGCCTCAACTGGAACATGATGATACAGAAGAGGGAAATCTTCCGGAAATGTTTTGAGGGATTTGATTTTGAAAAAGTAGCAGAATATGAAGAAAAGGATATCGAGCGGATTATGAACACGGAAGGAATGATCCGCTCCAGAAGAAAAATTGAGGCTGTTATACATAATGCCCGCTGTTTTCAGAAGATCAGAGAAGAATGGGGATCTTTCAGCGCCTATATCTGGCATTTTACGGATGGAAAGACCTATCTCTACACCGGACATAAAGATGGCAAGATACCTGCAAGAAACGGATTATCTGACAGGGTGAGCGCTGACCTGAAGAAAAGGGGGATGAAATACATGGGCTCCATTACAGTTTACTCTCATCTGCAGGCCTGCGGGATGATCAATGATCATCAGGAATCCTGTTTTCGTTATCAGGAAATTGCGGGAATGTCTGATGCAGTACATAAAAGGCGCGATAAGGAATAA
- a CDS encoding peptidoglycan recognition family protein, protein MNTTRNIKRRKTKAQHQRQMKKYWKRGMIFLAVLLVALIGIRVLKPEWLGRGYIEFQSDEIDASKPDIDVELLTVNPYSRPGAETNRITGIVVHYTANPGSTAMENRDYFEGLKDSHETQASSNFIVGLDGEVVQCVPTWEVAYASNSRNIDTVSIECCHPDETGEFTDETYNSLVQLCAWLCMKFQLDAEDVIRHYDVTGKICPKYFVENEDAWSNFKEDVQAAIDRT, encoded by the coding sequence ATGAATACAACGAGAAATATAAAAAGGAGAAAGACAAAAGCACAGCATCAAAGGCAGATGAAAAAATACTGGAAGAGAGGAATGATCTTCCTGGCTGTCCTTCTGGTCGCTTTGATCGGGATAAGAGTTCTGAAACCGGAATGGCTTGGCAGAGGGTACATAGAGTTTCAAAGCGATGAGATCGACGCCAGCAAGCCGGATATAGATGTGGAGCTGCTGACAGTAAATCCATATTCCCGGCCGGGGGCAGAGACAAATAGGATTACAGGAATTGTAGTGCATTATACAGCCAATCCCGGTTCTACAGCAATGGAAAACAGGGATTATTTTGAGGGATTAAAAGACAGCCATGAGACTCAGGCCAGCAGTAATTTTATTGTAGGATTGGATGGGGAGGTTGTACAGTGCGTTCCGACATGGGAAGTGGCCTATGCTTCTAATTCCAGAAATATAGATACGGTCTCCATTGAATGCTGTCATCCGGATGAGACAGGAGAGTTTACAGATGAAACCTACAACTCCCTGGTGCAGCTGTGTGCCTGGCTGTGTATGAAGTTTCAGCTGGACGCAGAGGATGTCATACGCCATTATGATGTGACAGGAAAGATCTGTCCAAAGTATTTTGTGGAGAATGAAGATGCCTGGAGTAATTTTAAGGAAGATGTACAGGCGGCTATAGACCGGACCTGA
- a CDS encoding aldose epimerase family protein — MKEIFGKLSDGREISLFTLKNKNGMEIRVSDYGAVLVNVFVPDKNGEKRDVVLGYDNPQGYENGDKFFGAIVGRSANRIGGACFTLNGKTYRLEKNDHDNNLHSGMDFYNKRIWQVKEADDSHVIFLLHSPDMDQGYPGAVDIEVTYTLTEDNGVNIHYHAVPAADTILNLTNHSYFNLDGEGTGTVLEQKVWINADTYTPADKASIPTGEIIPVAGTPMDFRTGKLLGEEIDSSYEALKLGGGYDHNWVLNGSGLRKAAELLSGQSGIKMEVYTDLPGMQVYTANFLEDDHGKNGHTYGRRSAVCFETQYFPDAVNKEQFASPVVSAGEIYETETRYCFSVVS, encoded by the coding sequence ATGAAAGAGATATTTGGAAAATTATCAGACGGACGGGAGATATCCCTTTTTACTCTGAAGAACAAAAACGGTATGGAAATCCGGGTCAGTGATTACGGCGCGGTTTTGGTCAATGTATTTGTGCCGGATAAAAACGGAGAAAAACGGGATGTGGTATTGGGGTATGACAATCCGCAAGGATATGAAAATGGAGACAAATTTTTCGGGGCTATAGTGGGAAGAAGCGCCAATCGTATTGGAGGGGCCTGCTTCACTTTGAACGGAAAAACATATCGGCTGGAAAAAAACGATCATGACAATAACCTCCATAGTGGGATGGATTTTTATAATAAGCGGATATGGCAGGTGAAAGAGGCAGATGACAGCCATGTGATCTTCCTGCTTCACAGTCCGGATATGGATCAGGGGTATCCGGGAGCCGTGGATATCGAAGTGACGTACACTCTGACAGAGGACAACGGAGTAAATATCCATTATCATGCAGTACCCGCAGCAGATACCATTTTGAATCTGACGAATCACAGTTATTTTAATCTGGATGGAGAGGGAACAGGGACGGTGTTGGAGCAGAAAGTGTGGATAAATGCTGATACCTATACTCCGGCAGATAAAGCTTCCATTCCGACAGGAGAGATTATCCCGGTAGCAGGAACTCCTATGGACTTCCGGACAGGAAAGTTACTCGGAGAGGAGATAGACAGCAGCTATGAGGCGTTAAAGTTGGGAGGCGGATATGATCATAACTGGGTACTGAATGGAAGCGGGCTTAGGAAAGCGGCAGAACTCCTTTCAGGGCAAAGCGGGATCAAAATGGAAGTTTATACGGATCTTCCGGGAATGCAGGTGTATACAGCGAATTTTCTGGAAGATGACCACGGGAAAAACGGTCATACATATGGAAGAAGAAGCGCAGTGTGTTTTGAGACACAGTATTTCCCGGATGCAGTAAATAAAGAGCAGTTTGCAAGTCCTGTTGTTTCAGCAGGAGAAATTTATGAGACAGAAACAAGATATTGCTTTTCTGTTGTTTCTTAA
- the guaB gene encoding IMP dehydrogenase, translated as MGKIIGEGITFDDVLLVPGYSEVIPNQVDLSTDLTKKIRLNIPMMSAGMDTVTEHRMAIAMARQGGIGVIHKNMSIEQQAEEVDKVKRSENGVITDPFYLSPENTLADANELMAKFRISGVPITEGKKLVGIITNRDLKFEEDFTKKIKESMTAEGLITAPEGITLEEAKKILAKARKEKLPIVDENFNLKGLITIKDIEKQIKYPLSAKDGQGRLLCGAAIGITANCLERAQELVNAKVDVIVMDSAHGHSANVLRTVDMVKSKFPDLQVIAGNVATGEATEALIKAGVDAVKVGIGPGSICTTRVVAGIGVPQITAVMDCYEVADKYGIPIIADGGIKYSGDMTKAIAAGANVCMMGSIFAGCDESPGTFELFQGRKYKVYRGMGSIAAMENGSKDRYFQSDAKKLVPEGVEGRVAYKGTVEDTVFQLMGGLRSGMGYCGTPTIEDLKKNARFIKISAASLKESHPHDIHITKEAPNYSVDE; from the coding sequence ATGGGAAAAATTATTGGAGAAGGAATTACATTTGATGACGTACTATTGGTACCGGGTTATTCAGAGGTGATTCCAAATCAGGTAGACTTATCGACTGATCTGACAAAGAAGATCAGACTGAATATTCCTATGATGAGTGCAGGGATGGACACTGTAACAGAACACCGTATGGCGATTGCTATGGCAAGACAGGGAGGGATCGGTGTCATCCATAAAAATATGTCCATTGAGCAGCAGGCAGAAGAAGTGGACAAGGTAAAACGTTCAGAGAATGGCGTTATCACAGACCCGTTTTATCTTTCTCCTGAAAATACACTGGCAGATGCAAATGAGCTGATGGCTAAGTTCCGTATTTCCGGTGTGCCGATCACGGAAGGGAAAAAGCTGGTAGGTATCATTACCAACCGTGATCTGAAATTCGAGGAGGATTTTACAAAGAAGATCAAAGAATCCATGACTGCAGAAGGCCTGATCACAGCACCGGAGGGAATTACCCTGGAAGAGGCGAAAAAGATCCTGGCTAAGGCAAGAAAAGAAAAACTTCCTATCGTTGATGAAAACTTTAATTTAAAAGGTCTGATTACCATTAAGGACATTGAGAAACAGATTAAATATCCGTTGTCTGCAAAGGACGGGCAGGGACGCCTTCTGTGCGGCGCAGCGATCGGTATTACGGCAAACTGTCTGGAGAGAGCCCAGGAGCTGGTAAATGCAAAGGTGGATGTGATCGTTATGGACTCCGCTCACGGACACTCTGCAAACGTTCTGCGTACGGTTGATATGGTGAAATCAAAGTTCCCGGATCTTCAGGTGATCGCAGGAAATGTAGCGACCGGAGAGGCCACAGAGGCTTTGATCAAAGCCGGAGTGGATGCTGTGAAGGTGGGAATCGGACCGGGATCTATCTGTACAACCCGTGTTGTTGCAGGAATTGGTGTACCGCAGATTACAGCGGTAATGGACTGCTATGAAGTGGCGGACAAATACGGTATTCCGATTATTGCAGATGGTGGAATCAAGTATTCCGGAGATATGACAAAGGCTATTGCGGCAGGAGCCAATGTATGTATGATGGGAAGCATTTTTGCGGGATGTGACGAAAGCCCGGGAACATTCGAATTGTTCCAGGGAAGAAAATACAAAGTGTACAGAGGTATGGGTTCCATTGCTGCTATGGAAAACGGAAGCAAAGACCGCTACTTCCAGTCTGATGCGAAAAAGCTTGTGCCGGAGGGCGTGGAAGGCCGTGTGGCATATAAGGGAACAGTGGAAGATACAGTGTTCCAGCTTATGGGCGGTCTGCGTTCCGGTATGGGATACTGCGGAACTCCGACTATTGAAGATCTGAAGAAGAATGCAAGATTTATTAAGATTTCCGCTGCATCTTTGAAAGAAAGCCATCCTCATGATATTCATATCACAAAGGAAGCGCCGAACTACAGTGTAGACGAGTAA
- a CDS encoding DUF6106 family protein: protein MSDFYTEQLIKKRTDGKDIMKKTVLIALTVISFFAAFLFPLLMLLPVIMIVVDVFLFRKLDVEYEYIYINGDLDIDKIMHKEKRKHMFSANVKDMEILAPENAFQLKDFRESKFYDYSSGNPESRNRYILVISRSGEITKVLFEPKEELIEGVYLLAPRKVIRK from the coding sequence ATGAGTGATTTTTATACAGAACAGCTGATAAAGAAACGTACAGACGGGAAGGACATTATGAAAAAGACAGTGCTGATTGCCCTGACGGTAATTTCATTTTTTGCCGCTTTTTTATTTCCGCTTCTTATGCTCCTTCCGGTTATTATGATCGTTGTGGATGTGTTTCTGTTCAGAAAATTGGATGTGGAATATGAATATATCTATATCAATGGTGATCTCGATATTGATAAGATCATGCACAAAGAAAAGAGAAAACACATGTTTTCTGCAAATGTAAAAGATATGGAGATTCTGGCGCCGGAAAATGCTTTCCAACTGAAGGATTTCAGAGAGTCTAAGTTCTATGATTACAGCAGCGGAAATCCGGAGTCCCGGAATAGATATATACTTGTGATCAGTCGTTCAGGAGAGATCACAAAAGTTCTTTTTGAGCCGAAAGAGGAGCTGATAGAAGGAGTTTACCTTCTGGCCCCCAGGAAAGTGATTCGAAAATAA
- the groL gene encoding chaperonin GroEL (60 kDa chaperone family; promotes refolding of misfolded polypeptides especially under stressful conditions; forms two stacked rings of heptamers to form a barrel-shaped 14mer; ends can be capped by GroES; misfolded proteins enter the barrel where they are refolded when GroES binds) yields the protein MAKEIKYGADARAALESGVNQLADTVRVTLGPKGRNVVLDKSFGAPLITNDGVTIAKEIELEDAFENMGAQLIREVASKTNDVAGDGTTTATVLAQAMVHEGMKNLAAGANPIVLRKGMKKATETAVEAIQKMSSKVTGRDQIARVAAISASDDEVGEMVAEAMEKVSNDGVITIEESKTMQTELDLVEGMQFDRGYVSAYMATDMDKMEANLEDPYILITDKKISNIQEILPLLEQIVQAGARLLIIAEDVEGEALTTLIVNKLRGTFNVAAVKAPGYGDRRKAMLEDIAILTGGQVISDELGLDLKETTMDQLGRAKSVKVQKENTVIVDGLGDKEAIAARVAQIKKQIEETTSDFDREKLQERLAKLAGGVAVIRVGAATETEMKEAKLRMEDALAATRAAVEEGIIAGGGSAYIHASKEVAKLADTLEGDEKTGANVVLKALEAPLFHIVANAGLEGAVIINKVRESEPGQGFDAYTEQYVDMVKAGILDPAKVTRSALQNATSVASTLLTTESVVANIKEETPAMPAGGGGMGMM from the coding sequence ATGGCAAAGGAAATCAAATACGGAGCAGATGCCAGAGCAGCTCTGGAATCAGGAGTAAATCAGCTGGCCGATACAGTCAGAGTGACACTTGGACCAAAAGGAAGAAATGTAGTCCTTGACAAATCTTTCGGAGCTCCGCTTATTACAAACGACGGTGTAACGATCGCAAAAGAAATTGAGCTTGAGGATGCTTTTGAAAACATGGGAGCGCAGCTGATCCGTGAAGTTGCATCTAAGACAAACGATGTTGCCGGAGACGGAACAACAACAGCAACTGTGCTTGCACAGGCTATGGTCCATGAAGGAATGAAGAACCTGGCAGCAGGAGCAAATCCGATCGTTTTGAGAAAAGGAATGAAGAAAGCAACAGAGACAGCAGTAGAAGCGATCCAGAAAATGAGCAGCAAAGTAACAGGAAGAGATCAGATTGCAAGAGTTGCAGCAATTTCCGCAAGCGACGATGAAGTAGGTGAAATGGTCGCAGAGGCAATGGAGAAAGTTTCCAACGACGGTGTTATCACTATCGAGGAATCCAAGACTATGCAGACAGAGCTGGATCTGGTAGAAGGTATGCAGTTTGACCGCGGATATGTATCTGCTTATATGGCAACAGATATGGATAAAATGGAAGCAAATCTGGAAGATCCGTATATTCTGATCACAGATAAGAAGATTTCCAATATCCAGGAGATCCTTCCTCTTCTTGAGCAGATCGTACAGGCAGGAGCAAGACTTCTCATTATTGCTGAAGATGTAGAAGGTGAAGCTCTGACAACTCTTATTGTCAACAAACTGCGTGGAACATTTAATGTGGCAGCGGTAAAAGCTCCGGGATATGGTGACAGAAGAAAAGCAATGCTGGAAGACATTGCAATCCTGACAGGCGGACAGGTAATTTCCGATGAACTTGGGCTGGATCTGAAAGAGACAACAATGGATCAGCTGGGACGTGCAAAATCTGTAAAAGTTCAGAAAGAAAATACAGTTATTGTAGATGGACTTGGAGATAAAGAAGCAATTGCAGCCCGTGTTGCACAGATCAAAAAGCAGATCGAGGAGACCACTTCTGACTTCGACAGAGAAAAACTTCAGGAAAGACTTGCAAAACTGGCAGGCGGTGTGGCAGTAATCCGTGTCGGAGCAGCAACAGAGACAGAAATGAAAGAAGCAAAACTTCGTATGGAAGATGCTCTTGCAGCTACAAGAGCGGCAGTCGAGGAAGGAATTATTGCCGGAGGCGGATCTGCATATATCCACGCTTCCAAGGAAGTGGCAAAACTTGCTGATACTCTGGAAGGCGACGAGAAGACAGGAGCAAATGTTGTACTGAAAGCTCTGGAAGCTCCATTATTCCACATTGTTGCAAATGCAGGCCTGGAAGGTGCGGTTATCATCAATAAAGTCAGAGAATCAGAGCCGGGACAGGGATTTGATGCATATACAGAACAGTATGTAGATATGGTAAAAGCCGGAATCCTGGATCCTGCAAAAGTTACAAGAAGCGCTCTGCAGAATGCAACCAGCGTTGCATCTACACTTCTGACAACAGAATCTGTTGTGGCAAATATTAAAGAAGAAACTCCTGCTATGCCGGCAGGCGGCGGTGGAATGGGCATGATGTAA
- a CDS encoding co-chaperone GroES gives MKLVPLGDRVVLKQLVAEETTKSGIVLPGQNKEKPQQAEVIAVGPGGVVDGKEVEMHVKEGQQVIYSKYAGTEVEADEETYIIVRQSDILAVIE, from the coding sequence ATGAAATTAGTACCATTGGGAGACAGAGTTGTATTGAAACAGTTAGTTGCTGAAGAAACAACAAAATCCGGAATTGTTCTGCCGGGACAGAATAAGGAAAAACCGCAGCAGGCAGAAGTTATCGCAGTAGGACCGGGTGGAGTTGTAGACGGCAAAGAAGTAGAAATGCATGTGAAAGAAGGACAGCAGGTTATCTATTCCAAGTATGCTGGTACAGAAGTAGAAGCTGATGAAGAAACATACATCATTGTAAGACAGAGCGATATTCTTGCAGTGATTGAATAG
- the codY gene encoding GTP-sensing pleiotropic transcriptional regulator CodY codes for MSVQLLDKTRKINKLLHNNNSSKVVFNDICEVLTEILDSNVLVISKKGKVLGVSRCSGVGVITELIKGEVGCHIDEMLNERLLNILSTKENVNLETLGFSPEAAKGYQAIITPIDIAGERLGTLFIYKQNAGYEIDDIILSEYGTTVVGLEMLRSVNEENAEETRKEHIVQSAISTLSFSELEAIIHIFDELEGTEGILVASKIADRVGITRSVIVNALRKFESAGVIESRSSGMKGTYIKVVNDYVFTELEKIKEERNK; via the coding sequence ATGAGTGTACAATTATTAGATAAAACAAGAAAAATCAATAAATTACTGCACAACAATAACTCCAGCAAAGTAGTTTTCAATGACATCTGTGAAGTGTTGACAGAAATATTGGATTCCAATGTATTGGTAATCAGTAAAAAAGGAAAAGTTCTTGGAGTCAGCAGATGCAGTGGTGTAGGTGTGATCACAGAATTGATCAAAGGTGAAGTGGGCTGCCACATTGATGAGATGCTCAATGAGAGGCTTTTGAATATCCTGTCTACTAAGGAAAATGTAAATTTGGAAACTCTGGGATTTTCCCCGGAGGCAGCAAAAGGATATCAGGCGATCATCACTCCCATTGATATTGCTGGAGAGAGGCTTGGAACATTATTTATCTACAAACAGAATGCCGGCTATGAAATTGATGATATTATTTTAAGTGAGTATGGAACAACAGTAGTAGGCTTGGAAATGCTTCGTTCTGTAAACGAAGAAAATGCAGAGGAGACAAGAAAAGAACACATTGTACAGTCAGCCATCAGCACATTGTCCTTCTCGGAGCTGGAAGCGATCATTCATATTTTTGATGAACTGGAAGGAACAGAAGGGATTCTTGTGGCAAGCAAAATTGCAGACCGGGTGGGAATTACCAGATCAGTCATTGTAAATGCGCTCCGGAAATTTGAAAGCGCCGGAGTAATCGAATCAAGATCTTCCGGAATGAAAGGTACTTACATTAAAGTAGTGAATGATTATGTTTTCACAGAACTGGAAAAGATCAAAGAAGAAAGAAACAAATAA